The proteins below come from a single Candidozyma auris chromosome 3, complete sequence genomic window:
- the LYS5 gene encoding holo-[acyl-carrier-protein] synthase, whose product MQQLYDWQIDTSKDILFTCSGHSEELKSFLKDDYNFESCLRLLSLRDQLKVRNVKHKRHMALISRLFLKFIINLVICKATLEPDVELWRELEFGYSEHGKPILPSKSFVFNNSNSNEMSAVAISFNSRAIGVDLSHEEQQSISPIDFIDQFKDMFSDGELLQLNAIENQEERYIKFNQLWTLKEAFTKYLGCGLNLEISSFSFEMSSLPEARKPVSDSNIITHRDASWTKSDIDASEVPTSLLKDLGYDIHCYSTTLRTSDKLPVLASVISNSPTNPIIVEIDLFQILKNEIV is encoded by the coding sequence ATGCAACAACTATATGACTGGCAAATTGATACAAGCAAGGACATTCTTTTCACTTGCTCTGGCCACAGTGAAGAGCTCAAGTCATTTCTCAAGGATGACTATAATTTTGAAAGCTGTCTACGTCTATTGAGTTTGAGAGATCAGCTCAAGGTTCGCAATGTCAAACACAAAAGGCACATGGCACTTATATCTAGGCTATTTTTGAAGTTCATTATAAATTTGGTGATCTGCAAAGCCACCTTGGAGCCTGATGTCGAGTTGTGGAGGGAGCTAGAGTTCGGGTACAGTGAGCATGGGAAACCCATTCTTCCAAGCAAATCGTTTGTTTTCAACAACAGTAACTCGAACGAGATGTCTGCAGTAGCAATACTGTTCAACTCAAGAGCAATTGGCGTTGATCTTTCCCATGAAGAGCAGCAGTCAATATCCCCCATAGACTTCATAGATCAGTTCAAGGACATGTTTAGTGATGGAGAGTTATTGCAGCTTAATGCAATTGAGaaccaagaagagaggTATATCAAATTCAATCAGCTCTGGACACTTAAGGAAGCGTTTACGAAATACTTGGGGTGTGGATTGAACCTAGAAATCTCATCGTTCTCATTTGAGATGAGTAGCCTCCCTGAGGCTAGGAAACCAGTGAGCGATTCTAACATCATTACTCATCGGGATGCGAGCTGGACAAAGAGCGATATTGATGCTTCCGAGGTACCAACAAGCCTACTAAAAGATTTAGGGTACGATATTCACTGCTACTCTACTACTTTGAGAACGTCAGATAAGCTACCAGTATTAGCCTCTGTCATCTCCAATTCGCCTACCAACCCAATAATAGTCGAGATagatctttttcaaatactcaaaaatgaaattgTATAA
- the CDC43 gene encoding protein geranylgeranyltransferase type I subunit CDC43, whose product MSFLPEKHANYFRLCSKSMPEKAQSEDANKLALIYFTLHGLSLLGKLESTVDRESAIEDVYDYLIQDPDSQIQAFRSSQTFKLSSKNKEYDLHNLSATFFALACLLALDEDYSTRLDREKIMRFVSRCQVQNGNDVGSFRPVLGADHEAWGESDLRLCYIAAGIRKMLGYDKLSAHERANDIDVKKLEEFILNKVSFNGGLSSSSHTESHSGLTFCGLASLRLLGIDLSTHSDWVELTKDWLVHRQVDYPSVFYKGTAYEYYDHIDIGGFNGRENKFADTCYSWWVVGSLKLLDPRGVDLIDAEALLNYLLDKTQHKLIGGFGKNTEAFPDPFHSFLAICSISLLKHSLPHLSIGGADVLQPVDEELVITQRSRKFLDRIWRQ is encoded by the coding sequence ATGTCTTTTTTGCCAGAGAAGCACGCCAACTACTTTAGGCTCTGTCTGAAGTCAATGCCTGAAAAGGCACAGTCGGAAGATGCAAACAAGTTAGCACTTATATATTTCACCCTCCATGGACTCTCTTTACTAGGGAAGTTGGAGTCTACAGTGGATCGTGAAAGCGCCATAGAAGATGTCTACGACTATTTGATTCAGGACCCTGACAGTCAGATCCAGGCATTCAGATCGAGCCAGACATTCAAGCTCAGCTCGAAGAATAAAGAGTACGATTTGCATAATTTGCTGGCGACCTTCTTTGCATTGGCGTGCTTGCTAGCCCTAGATGAGGACTACTCCACAAGACTCGATCGGGAAAAGATCATGAGGTTTGTGAGCCGATGTCAAGTGCAGAATGGTAATGATGTCGGATCGTTCAGACCCGTCTTAGGTGCCGACCACGAAGCTTGGGGCGAATCGGATCTACGCTTGTGCTACATCGCAGCTGGTATTAGGAAAATGCTCGGATACGATAAACTTTCGGCTCACGAGCGAGCCAACGATATTGACGTCAAAAAGCTCGAGGAATTTATCTTAAATAAGGTGAGCTTCAACGGTGGGctttcgtcttcttctcataCAGAGTCCCATTCTGGTCTCACATTCTGTGGCCTCGCTTCGCTTAGGCTTCTAGGCATTGACCTTTCAACACACAGCGACTGGGTTGAACTAACAAAGGACTGGCTTGTTCATCGACAGGTGGACTACCCGCTGGTTTTTTACAAGGGTACTGCTTACGAGTATTATGACCACATTGACATTGGGGGGTTCAACGGACGAGAGAATAAGTTTGCCGACACTTGCTACCTGTGGTGGGTAGTTGGGCTGCTCAAACTATTGGATCCACGAGGGGTTGATTTGATAGATGCCGAAGCTTTACTCAATTATTTGCTTGACAAGACTCAGCATAAGCTCATAGGTGGGTTCGGCAAGAACACAGAGGCCTTTCCCGACCCTTTCCATTCGTTTTTGGCGATCTGCAGCATTTCTCTTCTTAAACACTCACTTCCACACTTATCGATTGGGGGAGCGGatgttttgcaaccagtAGACGAAGAGTTGGTTATCACTCaacggctgcgaaaattCCTAGACCGCATATGGAGGCAGTAG
- a CDS encoding threonine aldolase GLY1 has translation MSVDLSNFAESPASNEFRSDTFTTPTVAMVSSLANCTLGDAVYNEDKSTTRLEDKVAQLAGKEAGLFCVSGTLSNQIALRTNLFQPPHGVLCDHRSHVYLNEAGGLPTLSQAMVQSVAPKNGIHLTLKDDILPNFVPDDGEIHGCPTKVISLENTLHGMLFPLEEIKKISAFCKENDVRLHLDGARLWNASSATGIPLAEYCSYFDSVSLCLSKSLGAPIGSVLVGSSQFIKKANHFRKQNGGGIRQSGLLAEMASVAIDDNFSKLTRVHEKAKEVGQFCEELGFVLEHPVDTNFVFIDLAASKINNDFFVKAAEKHNVKAYGSRLAFHFQNTDEAIENLKIVLQETAEEAKKNPYNTTEVQKLYSVYDSK, from the coding sequence ATGTCTGTTGATCTATCAAACTTCGCTGAGAGCCCAGCGTCAAATGAGTTTCGCTCAGATACCTTCACCACACCCACAGTGGCAATGGTCAGCTCCTTGGCCAATTGCACCCTCGGTGATGCCGTATACAATGAAGACAAGTCTACAACGAGATTAGAGGATAAAGTGGCCCAATTGGCCGGGAAAGAGGCTGGGCTCTTTTGTGTTTCGGGGACCTTGCTGAACCAGATTGCATTAAGAACGAATTTGTTCCAACCTCCACACGGGGTACTCTGTGATCATAGATCTCATGTCTATCTCAACGAAGCAGGTGGGCTCCCTACACTTAGTCAGGCGATGGTGCAATCTGTAGCACCCAAGAACGGAATCCATTTGACTTTGAAGGATGATATCTTGCCCAATTTTGTGCCTGACGATGGTGAAATTCATGGCTGCCCTACAAAAGTGATTTCCTTGGAGAATACCCTTCATGGAATGCTATTTCCATtagaagagatcaagaagatctctgCGTTTTGTAAAGAGAACGATGTTCGATTACATTTGGACGGTGCTAGATTATGGAATGCCTCGTCTGCCACGGGAATCCCACTTGCTGAATACTGCTCCTACTTCGATTCGGTGTCCCTCTGCCTTTCCAAATCCTTGGGTGCCCCAATTGGCTCTGTGCTAGTAGGCTCGAGCCAATTTATCAAAAAGGCAAATCATTTCCGTAAACAAAATGGGGGAGGCATCAGACAAAGTGGTCTTCTTGCCGAAATGGCTTCTGTGGCAATAGATGATAACTTCTCTAAGCTTACAAGAGTACATGAGAAAGCGAAGGAGGTGGGCCAGTTTTGCGAAGAGTTGGGCTTTGTGCTCGAGCATCCTGTCGACACAAACTTTGTTTTCATTGACCTCGCGGCAAGCAAGATCAACAACGACTTCTTTGTCAAGGCTGCTGAGAAGCACAATGTCAAGGCCTACGGAAGTAGGTTGGCATTCCACTTTCAAAACACCGACGAGGCTAtagagaatttgaaaataGTGCTTCAGGAGACAGCAgaagaggccaagaagaacccTTACAACACAACTGAGGTGCAAAAGTTGTATAGTGTGTATGACTCAAAATAG